In a genomic window of Flavobacterium crassostreae:
- a CDS encoding YggS family pyridoxal phosphate-dependent enzyme: MAISTNLKHIQATLPQNVTLVAVSKTKPVSDLMEAYHAGQRIFGENKIQEMAEKWEQMPKDIQWHMIGHVQTNKVKFMAPFVHLIHAVDSLKLLQEINKQALKNNRTIDCLLQLHIADEETKFGLDQPELTALLQSKTFLEMRNIRIVGLMGMATFTENQDQIKKEFLALKSIFDGIVTQQQLPHFDTLSMGMSSDYPLAITCGSTMVRVGSSIFGGRN; this comes from the coding sequence ATGGCAATTAGCACCAATTTAAAACACATACAAGCAACACTTCCGCAAAACGTTACTCTTGTTGCAGTGTCCAAGACAAAACCCGTTTCGGATCTAATGGAAGCCTACCATGCTGGCCAACGAATTTTTGGCGAAAACAAAATTCAAGAAATGGCCGAAAAATGGGAACAAATGCCCAAAGACATTCAGTGGCACATGATAGGTCATGTACAGACCAACAAAGTCAAATTTATGGCTCCATTTGTTCATTTAATACACGCTGTAGACAGTTTAAAATTATTGCAAGAAATAAACAAACAAGCCCTCAAAAACAACAGAACAATTGACTGTTTGCTACAATTGCATATAGCCGATGAAGAAACCAAATTTGGCCTTGACCAGCCAGAACTTACAGCCCTACTACAGTCCAAAACTTTTTTAGAAATGCGCAACATACGCATTGTAGGCCTGATGGGCATGGCTACCTTTACCGAAAACCAAGACCAAATTAAAAAAGAATTTTTGGCCTTAAAATCTATTTTTGATGGCATAGTCACACAACAGCAGCTACCCCATTTTGACACCTTATCTATGGGGATGTCTAGTGACTATCCTTTAGCAATAACCTGTGGAAGCACCATGGTACGTGTAGGTAGCAGTATCTTTGGAGGTCGAAATTAA
- a CDS encoding DUF1015 domain-containing protein, translating to MAKIIPFQAVRPTRDKVSLVTCRSYEDYTTAELAAQLDFNPLSFLHVIKPAYTNQEKVTFEKRYRQVHQKYQDFKLENILVQDKKPAIYIHQIITKTQSYTGLIVGSSVADYCNNTIKKHEETLDYRVRLLKEYMKHAEFNTEPVLMTYPDNKIIENWIFNQTQKLADFEFSSTKKETNYLWKIDDPLEISWIQNIFSKIPSLYIADGHHRFQAAQLLSQEFPQDNNKAHLLSYLISENTIKVYEFNRLVRDLNGWSKPAFIAALESNFIVENKDQQPYQPTAKQEFGMYLDGAFYKLTYRNRATKTHDVLENLDTQIIYHTILLPLLAIQDLRNDERIEYLSGKQSILELKQQVDEGSFAVGFILYPSNINEIKALADNNLIMPPKSTYIEPKFRSGMVVYEL from the coding sequence ATGGCAAAAATAATTCCATTTCAAGCAGTTCGTCCCACTCGTGACAAAGTATCTCTAGTAACCTGTCGCTCTTACGAAGACTATACAACGGCTGAATTAGCAGCACAATTGGATTTTAATCCCTTGTCATTCTTGCATGTAATTAAACCAGCATATACCAATCAAGAAAAAGTAACCTTTGAAAAAAGATACCGCCAAGTACATCAAAAATACCAAGATTTCAAGCTAGAAAACATTTTAGTTCAGGATAAAAAACCGGCTATATACATCCACCAGATTATTACCAAAACACAATCTTATACTGGCTTAATTGTAGGTAGTAGCGTTGCGGATTATTGCAATAATACCATCAAAAAACACGAAGAAACACTAGACTACAGGGTCCGTTTGCTCAAAGAATACATGAAACATGCGGAGTTTAATACCGAACCCGTACTAATGACCTATCCGGATAACAAAATAATTGAAAACTGGATTTTTAACCAAACCCAAAAACTAGCCGATTTTGAGTTTTCGAGCACCAAAAAAGAAACCAATTATTTATGGAAAATAGACGATCCTTTAGAGATCAGCTGGATTCAAAATATTTTTTCTAAAATTCCATCACTATATATTGCAGATGGCCACCACCGGTTTCAAGCAGCACAATTACTATCCCAAGAATTCCCCCAAGACAACAACAAAGCCCATCTGTTGAGTTATCTTATTTCTGAGAATACTATTAAAGTCTATGAATTCAATAGATTAGTCCGGGATTTAAATGGTTGGAGCAAACCCGCTTTTATTGCTGCGTTGGAGAGTAATTTTATTGTAGAAAACAAAGACCAACAACCCTACCAACCAACTGCAAAACAAGAGTTTGGTATGTATTTAGACGGTGCTTTTTACAAATTAACCTATCGCAACAGAGCAACAAAAACACACGATGTCTTAGAAAATTTAGACACCCAAATTATATACCACACCATTTTATTGCCCCTATTGGCAATACAAGATTTACGCAATGACGAACGCATTGAGTATCTGTCTGGTAAACAATCTATTTTAGAACTAAAACAACAAGTAGACGAAGGCAGTTTTGCTGTAGGATTTATACTCTATCCTTCTAATATTAATGAAATAAAGGCTTTGGCAGATAATAATTTGATTATGCCGCCAAAAAGTACGTATATTGAACCTAAGTTTCGCAGCGGTATGGTCGTTTATGAACTTTAA
- a CDS encoding 3-hydroxyacyl-CoA dehydrogenase family protein, whose protein sequence is MKIIAVIGAGTMGNGIAHTFAQNGFTVKLIDISEKSLDKGMATIATNLDRMVAKGTITAADKTKTITNIITYTEMEDGVVGADLVVEAATENVDLKLAIFKELNTLCSDKTILATNTSSISITQIAAVVNHPERVIGMHFMNPVPVMQLVEIIRGYTTSDEVTKTIMALSEKLQKTPVEVHDYPGFVANRILMPMLNEAIETLYNKVAGVYEIDTVMKLGMGHPMGPLQLADFIGLDVCLAILNVMYDGFKNPKYAPCPLLVNMVRAGKLGVKSGAGFYDYSQSKKAEKISEQFI, encoded by the coding sequence ATGAAAATCATAGCAGTAATAGGTGCTGGAACTATGGGTAACGGAATTGCCCATACCTTTGCACAAAACGGTTTTACCGTAAAATTAATAGACATTTCCGAAAAATCGTTAGACAAAGGCATGGCAACAATTGCCACAAACCTAGACCGAATGGTTGCCAAAGGAACCATCACCGCAGCAGATAAAACAAAAACAATTACCAATATTATTACCTACACCGAAATGGAAGATGGCGTTGTAGGAGCCGATTTGGTTGTAGAGGCAGCCACCGAAAATGTAGACTTAAAACTCGCCATTTTTAAAGAATTAAATACTCTTTGCTCTGACAAAACCATTCTGGCCACCAATACCTCCTCAATTTCTATCACCCAAATAGCTGCAGTAGTAAACCATCCAGAACGGGTTATTGGAATGCATTTTATGAACCCAGTACCTGTGATGCAGTTAGTCGAAATAATTCGGGGCTACACCACCAGTGATGAAGTAACCAAAACCATCATGGCGTTGTCTGAAAAATTACAAAAAACACCCGTAGAAGTCCACGATTATCCTGGATTTGTTGCTAATAGAATTTTAATGCCTATGCTCAATGAAGCCATTGAAACACTTTACAATAAAGTAGCAGGCGTATACGAAATTGATACGGTAATGAAATTAGGTATGGGACACCCAATGGGACCACTACAATTGGCAGATTTTATTGGTCTAGATGTTTGTTTGGCTATATTAAATGTTATGTATGACGGCTTTAAAAACCCAAAGTATGCCCCATGCCCACTACTGGTTAATATGGTTCGAGCCGGAAAATTAGGAGTCAAATCTGGTGCTGGATTTTATGATTACAGCCAAAGCAAAAAAGCCGAAAAAATTTCTGAACAATTTATATAA